One Tenrec ecaudatus isolate mTenEca1 chromosome 12, mTenEca1.hap1, whole genome shotgun sequence DNA segment encodes these proteins:
- the PDRG1 gene encoding p53 and DNA damage-regulated protein 1 isoform X3 — MLSPEAERVLRYLVEVEELAEEVLSSKRQIVDLDTKRNQNREALRALQQDLSLSEDVMVCFGDMFIKMPHPQTKAMIEKALSHLGQENCPHPQVSEAGNNFGSRVVSCRAVGGF, encoded by the exons ATGCTGTCACCGGAGGCGGAGCGGGTGCTGCGGTATCTGGTCGAGGTGGAGGAGCTCGCCGAAGAGGTGCTGTCGAGCAAGCGACAG ATTGTGGACCTGGACACCAAACGGAATCAGAACCGGGAGGCCCTTAGGGCCCTGCAGCAGGACCTCAGCCTCTCCG AAGACGTGATGGTCTGCTTCGGGGACATGTTCATCAAGATGCCACACCCTCAGACGAAGGCGATGATTGAGAAAG CTCTCAGCCACCTgggacaggagaactgcccccacccccaggtttcAGAAGCTGGAAATAATTTTGGAAGCAGAGTTGTGTcctgcagagcagtgggtgggttctaA
- the PDRG1 gene encoding p53 and DNA damage-regulated protein 1 isoform X1 has product MLSPEAERVLRYLVEVEELAEEVLSSKRQIVDLDTKRNQNREALRALQQDLSLSEDVMVCFGDMFIKMPHPQTKAMIEKDQAHLDSEIDTLRKQLKLKVNRLFEAQGQPELKGFNLNPLNQDEMRAVKVILKG; this is encoded by the exons ATGCTGTCACCGGAGGCGGAGCGGGTGCTGCGGTATCTGGTCGAGGTGGAGGAGCTCGCCGAAGAGGTGCTGTCGAGCAAGCGACAG ATTGTGGACCTGGACACCAAACGGAATCAGAACCGGGAGGCCCTTAGGGCCCTGCAGCAGGACCTCAGCCTCTCCG AAGACGTGATGGTCTGCTTCGGGGACATGTTCATCAAGATGCCACACCCTCAGACGAAGGCGATGATTGAGAAAG ACCAGGCTCACCTGGACAGTGAAATAGACACACTCCGGAAGCAACTTAAACTGAAGGTCAACCGCCTCTTTGAGGCCCAAG GCCAGCCAGAGCTGAAGGGTTTTAACCTGAACCCCCTCAACCAGGACGAGATGAGAGCCGTCAAGGTCATCTTGAAAGGATGA
- the PDRG1 gene encoding p53 and DNA damage-regulated protein 1 isoform X2, with protein MLSPEAERVLRYLVEVEELAEEIVDLDTKRNQNREALRALQQDLSLSEDVMVCFGDMFIKMPHPQTKAMIEKDQAHLDSEIDTLRKQLKLKVNRLFEAQGQPELKGFNLNPLNQDEMRAVKVILKG; from the exons ATGCTGTCACCGGAGGCGGAGCGGGTGCTGCGGTATCTGGTCGAGGTGGAGGAGCTCGCCGAAGAG ATTGTGGACCTGGACACCAAACGGAATCAGAACCGGGAGGCCCTTAGGGCCCTGCAGCAGGACCTCAGCCTCTCCG AAGACGTGATGGTCTGCTTCGGGGACATGTTCATCAAGATGCCACACCCTCAGACGAAGGCGATGATTGAGAAAG ACCAGGCTCACCTGGACAGTGAAATAGACACACTCCGGAAGCAACTTAAACTGAAGGTCAACCGCCTCTTTGAGGCCCAAG GCCAGCCAGAGCTGAAGGGTTTTAACCTGAACCCCCTCAACCAGGACGAGATGAGAGCCGTCAAGGTCATCTTGAAAGGATGA